A stretch of DNA from Strigops habroptila isolate Jane chromosome 1, bStrHab1.2.pri, whole genome shotgun sequence:
ACTCTTGGAAACCCAGATGATCTGCTCTCTCATGTCTccttttttataaagaaaaaagtacaggCCAGCCCTTGAAAGGATTCAAATTATCTACGTCACAGAAGCAGGTAGGAGGATCTGCCCACAGTGAGTGCAGTATCgagctctttttctttatgtgttCCTTTCTTAAGCCCTTATACTCTTCCTTAGCTGTAAGTTGTGAATTCCTTTTTGAGGGAAAATGTGACTTacagggttggggttttttttccttagagtTTCCTTGGCAGAGAGCTTAATGGAGTTGTCTGCCATCAACACCTGCTTTCAAGCTTTCCTgataaaattagattttataGCTCAACATCACATATGGCATCTTTATAATTAGTCTTTTTGCAGTATATGAATGTCAGTTCCTAAAATGCTGCCTGTACTGTTCATGTGGGAATATTTTGCCTCATTAAACAAATCCAAGTTTTTAATTGGAGCTTCTAATTGTTGAAAACCCACGGTTTTGTGTGTCTAATCTCAGAACCATTTTGACAGACTGAAATACAGCATATCTTCAGCTTCACTGGAACCAAGCTGTGTGCAGATCACTTCTGGAAATGGGAACCTGAGATGTCTTCATGGGCCTCCATACCTAGAGTCATTTGTGGAAATGTAGTCTTTGAACACGTAGATATCTGAAAATGAAGGGTGTGCTTCTTCAGAGGGCTCATTATTGACCTAATCTTGGAAACAGAGGTAGGTCTATGCTTAGGAGCTTCTGAAAAATAGTACCatacaaaacatttcaggaCAAGAACACCCACTTTTTAACACACGTGCTCAAGGGTAAGCAAACCTCCATTGAAAGGTGAAGCTCAGAGGTGTTTTCAGACATGTGACAATCAGAATTAGCAGTTGGAAAGATGGGGAAGAGTGTTCCTGTGTCAGTGATTCACAGGTGATTGTTTCAAACTGTTATAAAATGCATAGGAAGTCCTGCACTAGTACAGATACCAGAATAGGTGATGGgtgatgttttcattacttgTGTCACAACTAAGAATCTTTATTCCACTTGGGTATGTTCATTTCTCTGCTCATCATTCAGATGAAGAAATGCACAAAGCAACAGATCATCACTATACTACCAGCACTAATGTCATGGAAGTGGTAACATTTGTATGGAAAAGTCAGCATTTAGTATCAATGCAACAGGATGAAAATGTGCAAACTGTCAACTTGTAATAGAAATGTCTTTAGTTTCTCAAGTGCAAAGTTAGTGCAGTGTCAGCAACACTATcctctagggaaaaaaaaaaaagacaaataggaaaacatttacaaacatAGCTCTTGATAGCTTTCATGCAAACTGCTGTCAAACTTGTACACTAATGCAGTGAATCATTCAGGCTCAGCTCACTGGGAGTACTCCTGCTCATATTGGTAAGACTGGCCATAAGGGATTTAACTTTATAAGCATAGTAGTCCCTCAAGTTGACTGACGGAACTTCTTTCATGCCATCACCAAAATCACAGCTTCTCATGGCACTCTCTAACTGCTTCTGACGCCTATAAAAGTGGGAGAATTTATTGAAGATCAGTGTAATGGGAAGCACTACCACTAGGATACCAGCTAGGATGCATGCAGATGCCGTCAACTTGCCAGCAGTGGTCCCTGGCACAACATCCCCGTAGCCAACTGTGGTCATGCTAACAGTAGCCCACCACCAACAAGCAGGGATGGTGGCTAACCCctcattctcttctttctcaatGGTGTAAGCCACTACTGAGAAAATGGAGATGCCAACAGAGAGGTAAAGTAAAAGAAGCCCCACCTCTCTGTAGCTATACTTCAGGGTGGCTCCAAGGGACCTGAGACCTGTGGAGTGTCTAGCAAGCTTTAAGATGCGAAAGATCCTCATGAGTCTCAGGACTTGTGCAACTCTGCCTAAATTTGCTAAAGTCGGACTACTTTCCACCACCAAGTTGACAATTAAAGTGATATAAAATGGAAGGATAGACATTAGGTCAATCAAATTCAGGGCATGCttgaaaaactttaaaaagtcaGGAGCTACTGCAAATCTCGCCACCAGTTCAAAAGTGAACCATGCAATACCAAAATGTTCCACGATTTCAAAGCGAGGGTCTTCCTCGGAGTTCCCGTTGCTGTCAACTATCTGAAAGTCTGGGAGGCTGTTCAGGCACATGGTCACAATGGAGCCCAGCACCACCACTATGGAAAGGACACTGAAGATCCGGCTTAAGACAGAGTACCCAGGATTATCCAAAGCAAGCCAGAGCTGCCTCCTGATGTTTCCAAACGGTTGTTTGTCAAATTTAGAGGCATCATTGTAGAATGCCAAAATCTCATCAAAAGAAGATGTGGTGCTTTC
This window harbors:
- the KCNS2 gene encoding potassium voltage-gated channel subfamily S member 2 → MTGQSLKALSEANFEDNEISINVGGFKKKMRSNTLLRFPETRLGKLLSCHSKESILELCDDYDDTKNEFYFDRNPELFPYVLHFYNTGKLHVMGELCVFSFSQEIEYWGINEFFIDSCCSYSYHGRKMEPDQEKWEEQSDQESTTSSFDEILAFYNDASKFDKQPFGNIRRQLWLALDNPGYSVLSRIFSVLSIVVVLGSIVTMCLNSLPDFQIVDSNGNSEEDPRFEIVEHFGIAWFTFELVARFAVAPDFLKFFKHALNLIDLMSILPFYITLIVNLVVESSPTLANLGRVAQVLRLMRIFRILKLARHSTGLRSLGATLKYSYREVGLLLLYLSVGISIFSVVAYTIEKEENEGLATIPACWWWATVSMTTVGYGDVVPGTTAGKLTASACILAGILVVVLPITLIFNKFSHFYRRQKQLESAMRSCDFGDGMKEVPSVNLRDYYAYKVKSLMASLTNMSRSTPSELSLNDSLH